The DNA segment AAATCGATATCCGAGTTAAAGAACTTCTTACTCTTGTCGGACTGCAAGATCGAGCGCACTCCTACCCAGCACAATTGTCTGGCGGGCAACGCCAGCGCGTTGGTATCGCACGAGCACTGGCAGATCGACCCGCCGTCTTGCTAGCAGATGAACCTACATCAGCTCTGGATACCGAAACTACCGAATCGATCTTGACACTATTGAAAAACGTTAGAGAACAAACGGGAGTTACGGTCGTCGTTATCACCCACGAAATGTCAGTCGTTCGCTCAATCTGTGATTCTGTTACTCTCCTCGATGCTGGACGTATCCTGGAAACTGGCTTCATCTCGGATATTCTTCAGACCCCTTCGTCACAGTTAGCGCGGATGCTCATCCCATTACCCGAACTTGATTCTTACACCACCGAATTAAACGACGTCGTCGATCTCTATTTCACGTCACACCCTGGCGAACCCACCGGGTCGCGGGTCCTGAGTAAAGTAGCTGAACTTGGCGCCGACATTGCCGCAGGAACCTTTGAATCTGTTGGCGAAGTACAAGTGGGGCGCCTTGCAATTGCAGTCCCGATCGGCCAAGGAGAACAATACGCAAGCCAATTCGATAAGGCCATGATTTTCGCACAGGTGCGTGACGTATGAATAATCAATTCTTCACTATAATGCCATCACTAATCCTCACTGCACGTGGCGACGAAGGAACATGGTTCAATCGCCCAGTCATCCAGGATCAATTAATCAGCGCTATCGGTGAAACACTGCTAATGGTTAGCGTTGGGACTATCATCACTGTCATCCTTGGTTTGCCACTAGGTGTGGTCTTGGCTGAGACTCGTAAAGAAGGTTTGATCCCCCACCGATACGCTCATAAGATTATCGGCGCCACAGTTAATATAGGGCGTGCTATACCATTCATCATCTTAGCTGTGATCGTGTTGTACGCCATCAGGTTTGCCAGCATCCCCGGATTGTCCACCGTGGGCTGGCCAGCCTTTACTGTTTCACTTATTGTTTCAGCTGTCCCCTATTTTGCTCGGTTGGTAGAATCCAACGTCCGTGCAGTAGAACATGGGAAGGTTGAGGCTGCACAAATGGCAGGCGCATCGTCGTTGTCAATTATGACAGGGGTTTTGGTGCGTGAAGCACTCCCAGCAATCATTCAGTCAATCACGATTTTAACTATCACAGTAATCGGATACTCAGCAATGTCCTCGATTGTTGGCGGTGGTGGCTTGGGCGCCCTCGCTATTAACCAAGGGTATACGCGCCATCATTTTGACGTCGTCATCATCTCCGTTATCGCCATTTTAGTCATGGTACAAATAGTGCAATGGATCGGCGACATGCTTAGCCGGCTGGTTGATCACCGCTAAGGCCCAACCAGCCGGGATCCACCTCCGCCTTGGCGCGGGTTTGTCTATCATACGGATGCGATCGTGCACGTGTGCGAATCCGCTCGATAACTATCCAATTTTGCCTATATTGGCGTGATACTAAGGAAATACCATGAAAATACGTCGTTACCTCGTGACCACAGTCGCCACTCTACTCGCACTAACCGCTTGTGCATCGGAAACAGATACTGCTAACTCAGCCGACAGCAGTTCGGGAATCGTGACGATTACTGTTGGCGCATCACCAGTACCGCATGCAGATATTTTAAAATACGTTGACGAAAACCTTGCTGCCGATGAAGGCTTAAAGATAGAGGTCAAAGAATACACTGATTACATCCAACCTAACGTTGCGTTGGAAGAAGGCGAGCTCGATGCTAATTATTTCCAACATCTGCCCTACTTCGACACTGAAGTGGCCGAAAAGGGATATAACTTCGATCACGGTGCAGGAATCCAAATCGAGCCTTATGCCGTTTTTTCTAAGAAGTTGACGGACATCACAAGCATTCCTGAAGGTGGATCGATCTTGGTTAACAATGATCCGTCGAATCAGGCCCGCGCATTGAAACTGCTCGAAAAACTCGGTCTCTTTGAGCTTAAAGACGTTGAGAATCCCACTATTCACGATTTAGCGAAAAATACGCATAAGTACACTCTCATTGAGGCAGATGCGGCGATCATTCCAGTTCAACTACCGGACGTCGATATCGCAGTCATCAACGGTAACTACGCTTTAGACCACGGTCTGAACCCGACAAAGGATGCTATCGCTATCGAAGACGGCGAAGATAACCCTTACGCTAATATTCTTGCTTGGAAGAAAGATTCCCCCAAGAATGAGGCAATCGCGAAATTAGAAAAGCTTTTGCATTCGCCACAGGTAGCAGATTTTATCCGCAAGTCTTACCCAAACGGTGAAATTATTCCGGCTTTCTAAAATGAGATACTAGACTTCTGTGAATCTCAGACACCAAAAGGGTGGTGAGCTAACATCGGTTGCTCACCACCCTTTTTACCTTGATCGCTGTTCAGACTCTCCGATGCCTATGCCTAGCTATTTGCCGGCCTCAAAGGACACTATCGAGAATTCGCGTGTGATCGCCAAAACGATGATTAGTAGCCGCAATTGCTTGCTCTCGGAAGAACGGGCGCAGATCGATCCGTCCATTACCAGTTAACGGCTCGGAATAGATCGCTACGTCTATAGAACCGGAAACTACTTGGGCGATCTCGTTCGGATTATCTCCGATATATCGTATGCGCGCAGGGAATGCCGGCTCTGCGGCTAAGTTTGCTAACCAATCCTCATGCGATTCGACGCTGACTTCGACGCCATTCTCATGCAGCAAAATAGCGAAGGAGCCGGGCAATTCACCGGCGACCGAAAGCGAAACATCAGCCCCGCCACTTAAAGCACCAACAATCATCGACATCGCCAAATCCCAGTTTTCCCGGTCCTCTAGACGAATATGGACCGAAGCTGGCTTGTAGCGCAAAATATTCTTTTCGACGCCCAGTTGTGATATGTCTACATCAGTGAGGTACCGCGTAGCAAGTGCTTGGTCAATACTCACTATTGCCTTATTGAACACTGAACGTCGATGAGGTTCAACTGAGTTGTGCAGCTGTGCGAGATCACCGAGTAATTCGTTCGCAAATTTCGTTGACATAAACGCGTCGTGGTGATCTTGAGCATCATAACGCGGACTGACATGCACCAGACCAAGCAAATGATCTGGTCCACCTGCTTTCGATCCGGTTCCAACCGACGAACGCTTCCACCCTCCAAATGGCTGACGACGGACGATAGCTCCAGTGATACCACGGTTGATGTAGGCGTTTCCAACTTTGACACGTTCGAGCCAGGTAGCAATTTCCATACTATCGAGGGAATGAATACCACCGGTTAGGCCGTAGTCAACACTGTTTTGCATATCTATTGCTTCATCGAGGTCTTCCGCTTGCATAATGCCCAGCACCGGACCGAAATATTCAGTTTGATGAAAGTGCGAGCCAGGTTCGACCCCGTATCGGATTCCCGGCGACCATAAACGACCTGTTTCATCTAACTGTTTTGGCGTCAAAAGCCACTTTTGCCCAGGTTCAAGTCGGGTCAATCCGGATTCTAACTTTCCTGCTACTGGTTCTATAACCGGCCCCATTTCGGCATCTGGGGTATCTGGATAGGCGACAACCAATGACCTAGCTGCATCTACAATCTGTTCGAGCAACCGCTTTGATGTGCCCATCTCGCCCACGAGAATTGCCAGTGAACATGCAGAGCATTTTTGACCGGCGTGACCAAATGCAGAGGTCACAATGTCTTTTGCAGCCAAGTCTATATCTGCTTGTTCAGTAACGATGATGGCGTTTTTACCAGACGTTTCAGCGAAAATACGTAAGTCGGGTTTCCATGACCGGAATAGCTCAGCCGTTTGGGCAGAACCTGTAAAGATTACTTGATCGACGCCAGTGACTAATGCCTGGCCAGCCAGAGGAAGATTTTGTGGATCAATATCGATCAAACGCAAAACTTCATGGGGTACTCCTGCATCCCACATCGCTTGAGCTACGAGTGCCCCCGTGCGACGGGCTTGTTCAGCAGGCTTGAATACGACTGCTGATCCACTTGCCAGTGGGGCAGCTACCGAGCCGGTAGCGATTGCGATTGGGAAATTCCATGGCGGTATAGCTGCAGTCACCTGCGCCGGACGAACCTCGACTCCTTCTAAACTGTCAAGTTCGAGAGCCAAATCGGCATAGTAATTGCAAAAATCGATTGCTTCTGAAACTTCGATATCGCCTTCGCCGAGAATCTTTCCACATTCGTTTCCGGCCACTTCAATGAAATCTGCACGGCGTTGTCCGATAATCTGACCTGCTTTACGCAAAATCATGGCGCGCTCATGCGCACTGAGCGCTGCCCAAGACGACGAAGCTTGACGAGCTATCGTGATATTTTCATCAACTTCTTTTGGTGTGGTTACCTGTGCTTGGTTAGCGAGCTGAAGACCAAGCTCGGTTTTTGCCATACGCGCAAAAATCTGGTTAGCCCAGGACACATTAGCTAGCAGGGAAGGATCTGAATCGGCTACGTTATGGAAAGTGGTTACCAACTCGACGTCGTCGAGGAGGCGATTTTGTTGACGCCGCGGACCGAAACTAAGTTCGGGAACTTCACCAATATTATCCGTTGGAAGTACCTGACGTAGATCACCGCTTATTTCTGGGAAGGCACCTAAAAGCGCAGTGACGTACCGCCCGCATTCGCGGTCAAACACGTGGTTGTTATGCGGAAAATCAAATACTCCTGACATGAAGTTATCGCTGGCAGCAGACTCTTCAAGGCGACGTACAAGATAGGAGATCGCTACATCAAATTCCGCAGGGTCTACCACCGGCACATAGTACAAAATATTACCGACGTCTTGCCGGACAGCTAGCGCCTGGTTGGTTGCCATGCCTTTGAGCATTTCGACGTCGTATCCATCAGTGATGCCGCGGGCGTGTGCCAACGCAAGCGCAAACCCCAACGAGAACATATTGTGCCCGGCAATGCCTAAACGTACATTAACTATATGTTCGGGACGTAAGGCATACTCTAAAACACGCATATAATTCGCATCTGAGGCGGCTTTGGACGATTGCGTGGCCAGGTTCCACCCATGCATGAGAGCATCAACGTGCTCCATCGGCAAGTTTGCACCTTTAACAAGACGGACTTTAATCGGCGCCCCTCCAGCCGCCACTCGCTGCGCGGCCCATTGTTGTAAATCGACCATAGCATCGAGAGCATCAGGAAGGTAGGCCTGTAAAACGATCCCTGCCGAATAGTCATGGAATTCTGACATCTCCAGTAATCGTTTAAAGACATCAATGGTGAGATGGAGATCGTGATACTCCTCCATATCCAAATTCACAAACTTACCGAGACAGAGTGCCTTTTTATATAGCGGTAGCAATCCTGCTACCGCTTTGGACACGGCTTTGTCGTAGCCCCACGGGTTATGGACGCCGAGGACTGCCGATACTTTGATCGAAACGTAATCGACATCGTCGTGATCAAGAAGTTCCATCACTGCCTTGAGTCGGCGTTGTGCTTCTTTCTTGCCTAGAACGGCTTCGCCCAAAAGATTCAGGTTCAAACGTGAGCCGTCTTTGCGAAGCTTGCGAATTGCCGGCCCGAGTTTCTTTGGACTAGTATCGAGCACCAAATCACCAACGAGGGCCCGGAAGACTCTAAATGCAGTTCCCACGACGACGCGGGGTGCTGTTGTCGCTATTTTGCCACCAGCCTGCGCAGGCAACGACAAGTATTGCGGAAGAAAGTCAATTTTTTGGGTTGATAAAGATGCGAGGTTACGTGCCGCGACCTGTTTGTTTTCTGGTCGGATCACTTTGTCTACGAAGTCGATAGTAAAATTGAGTCCACCGTCAGAGGCCAGTACATCAGCGAGTAAACGTCCAGCACGATCAGTTGGTAAGGTAGCCGCCCTATCTGCCCATGTTCGCGCTCGTCCGATTGCTTCTTGTGCTATTTGGGCGAGGTCAATATCTCTTTTGATTGGAGTAACCATGGGCTTCCCTTCGAATACTACTTAGTTCGTAGAAATGTATACTTACCAATATACCCGTAAATTTATCTTCAATGTAAGACTTTTACGATTTTATTACTATTTACTAACCGGTACGGTACTGTTGAGGTTAATCAATGAGTGGGAGTAGCGCATGAGCGACCAACGTTTTCAAATTTTATCAATGATCATTTATCTTCTGGCGATGATCACAATTGGTCTCTGGGCCTACCGTAAGAATTCATCTGTCGATGACTATATCCTCGGCGGCCGTCAACTGCACCCCGCAGTTGCCGCCCTATCCGCTGGCGCATCAGACATGTCCGGCTGGCTACTCATGGGACTGCCTGGCGCACTTTATGCCAATGGTCTAGTCGAATCTTGGATCGCTATCGGCCTAACCGTAGGCGCGTGGCTGAATTGGAAGTTTGTCGCACCACGCCTTCGTTCCTACACTGAAGTGTCCAATAATTCGATAACCGTTCCCTCTTTTCTAGATTCGCGTTTGCGCGACTCGTCCCATGCATTACGTATCCTGTCAGGGTTCGTCATTCTTTTCTTCTTCACTTTCTACGTTTCCTCAGGCATGGTGGCTGGCGGCACATTCTTCGAAGCAGCTTTTGGATTTAACTATCTCACCGGCATGCTGTTAGTCGCAGGCGTAACCATCCTGTACACACTACTTGGTGGATTCCTCGCAGTTTCCTTGACAGATCTAGTTCAAGGTATCATGATGCTTCTTGCGCTCGTCATGGTCCCGGTTATTGGGCTAATCGTCGTCGGTGGACCCCAACAAGCTCTCCAGTCAGCTGAACTCGTCAACCCGGACCTACAGTCATTGACCGGCGGTAACGGATTACCATTCACTGGGATCGTAGCCATAATCTCTGCCTTGGCTTGGGGACTTGGATATTTCGGTCAACCACATATCATCGTCCGGTTTATGGCTCTTCGTAAACCTTCCGAAGCAACTTCTGCCCGCCGCATTGGAATTGGCTGGATGGTGCTGTCCATCCTTGGTGCCATGGGGACCGCTTTAGTCGGTGTAGCATACGCTCAACAGTCTGGCGAAAGCATACTTGAGAATCCTGAGCAAGTCTTTATCTACATGGGCCAAGTATTGTTCCACCCGTTCATAGCTGGATTCATGCTCGCCGCAATTCTCGCTGCCATTATGTCCACCATTTCCTCGCAGCTTCTTGTTTCTTCTTCGGCTCTCGTCGAAGATATCTACTCAGTTTTCTTCCACAAAGCAGTATCCGAAAAGCGCGGCGTTTTGCTTTCCCGGTTAGCGGTAGTCACCATTTCGGTTATCGCTGCGTTATTGGCAATCTCCCCATCGGATACTATTTTGCAGCTCGTTGCCTTTGCTTGGGCTGGTTTCGGTGGCGCATTTGGACCAATCATCATTCTTTCACTATTCTGGCGAAAGCTTACTACCTCCGGAGCTTTATCCGGAATGCTCACGGGAACAGTGACAGTTGTTTTATGGAGCAATCTTTCGGGCGGAATTTTCGATCTCTACGAAATCGTCCCAGGCTTCCTTGTCAACCTCATCGTTTCAGTTGTGATATCACTCTTCACCTACAAGCCTCACAAAATTATCGACGCAGAATTCGACGCTGCAGCCGAACTCGCACATGATTGGTCAGCAAACCACGAAGTCATTTCCCGAGTGCGCGCTACGGCGAGCGATGATAGCTACAATCACCGCAGCACTCGTGGATAACCATGTATCAAGGAGTCGACTCATCTCCGCCATAGCGTAGACGGTGTATCGTGCTAGGCGTACTCTGCTACCGTTTTGCAAACCAAAATAAGTGCCTGTGCTAGATCGTCAAAGGTTAGCCTTTGACGATCTAGCACTTTTTCAACTGACGTATGTGCATCTGTTTCTCGGCCTACAGTCGCGACACCTTGGCTACGCACAGCTGGTACATGAATGAAACCGGCAGGCCCCGCAAAGTGTGTCAGACTGGCACGAAAAACCGCGTTACACACATATTGTCCAGCATCATGAGATAGTGACACCGGATAACCGGCATCGGCTAAAGTATTGGCAATGTGCTCATTAGGCAACCGCGAGTCAATTACTCGGGGGCCAGCATCTAGTGCTTCCCCAGTAGCCAAATATCCGGAATTATCAGCGATGGCTGCTCGCGCACTGTTAACTGCAGTGGTTTCTGGAGTAATATCAACACGCCTACCCGCTTCGCCAACACAGACCACTGCATCAGGGCGAGTATCCACAATAAATTCCCGCAACTTCTCCCGTCCATGATTGAATTCGACTGGCAACATTCGGCGAAAAATCTCCACGTTACTACCAGTAGTCTCGATCTGACTTGGTAGCCGGGAGACTGCTTCCCAACTGGCATTTTCGACATCATTTCCGAATGGTTCAAAACCTGTTACGAGAATACGCATGATAAGAATTCTACCTGTTACTTCCGCTGCATACGCAACAAGTAGTTGGGGTGGTAACGTATCGTACCACCCCAACTACTGCCAATCATCGGCGTCAGAATCGACGCGCACCTTTGTTAATACTCACACCTCCGATTACAAGCATCAAAGCAAACACCACGAGGAAGCCTGCATACGATCCTGTCTTTGGCAACTCGCTGTTGAGCGAATTAGTGAGAGTATGGTCTACATGCGGACCTGCACTTATCGAATCCCCAGAAATTAGAATCGGCGCTTGTGGTTGCATTTTTCCATCTTGAGGAAGGATAGCCACTCCTGTCGGAGGTATCAGCGAACCGTCAACACGCGGCATCGTAGAACCGCCAGGAGTACCTGCAGGTGATTCAGGCTTCGCACTGTCATCTATCGTCGGTTTCGTAGGAGTGTCCTTGACCACCACATTCACAGCGATCAACTTATGTGCCTCCATACCGTTAGGTTGAACCACTCGTAACATGACGTTATTGACACCTGGAACAAACACCGTGGATGGATCAAGGAGGAATCGGGCTTGACCCGCACCACTTCCATCACCGACGAAATCTGCTGAACCGTCGTCAACAATGGTGAACTTATTGAAAAGTCCTTCAGCGACTAGTGCAGTGTTGCGCATCTCTTCCTGAGTTAGCGCAAGATCGACAGTATGTGGACCTTGGATAAGTGGCAGCCGATCGACAGCGAACGTCACTGCCGATCGTGCGTTATTTCCAGCTAGATCGTCAGCCAACATAGTCAAGGTATATAAACCAGCATCCAAATCACGTGTTTCTATGCGAATCGCAAGATCTTGTGAGGTTACGTCTACTTCGGTTCCAGAGAGGAACATTTCATTCTCGACACTGCCTGTTGAAGCGTTCAACCCTTCGGAACTCTCAAGGCTAGACGAAAAAGCTGAACTACTGAGCTCGGTAGCGCCATCTGAAAGTGAATCTTTCATAGCGGCATCTCGAATTTCACGGACATCTGCCATGAGGTCTTCTACCCGACGTTCAGTAACATCCACATTCGAGAACACGCTATCTGTGGAGATCGTCTTCCCCGCGATGTCCCTAAGCTCGACTTTCAACCTACGTACATGACGATCATTGGCCGAGATATCGAGTGGTTTATCATCCTGGATTAAGGTACTTTCGGTTAAAGTTTCGTCACCGTGTCGTGCCGTCACCGTTGGTGCGGTCTTATCCACCACTACTGGGTAGACACCGAGTATTTGGTTACCGAAGCTATCGATCACTGTCAACAAAACTTTATCGTCGTCTTCAACTTTCAATGGATAGGTGAACTCACGCTCATTTGACCGTGGGCCGTGTCCGGAATTATTTTCTCGTTCTTCGACCGTATCGTTGTTGATCAAGAACTTGTAACCCCAACCATCATCAGAAACTTTTCCGGTGAAGACTACATTGTTCGTCTGCGTAAAAATTGAACCGCCAATAGTAATCGGTTGGTCGATATGGATCCGTGGAACGTTAACGTCGATAAGGAGCTTGAAACCGTGTTCCGAAACCTTTTCGGACTCAACACCTTCCCTACCCGACGCAAATACCTCAAGTCGGAAATCATTTTGGCCTGTTTGAGCTGGGATTTCAATAACGAAAGTTCCCGCTTCATGGTCGATTTCTGCCACCAACGGTTCTGGCTCTACAATTTTTCCGTCAACAGCTTGACCAGTCGGTACTAATTGTAATTTGACGATATGCTGCGCATCGAGAGTACCACGAAGAGAAAACGTTTCACTATCGCGATCATAGTCAGTGGTATCAGTTGGCACTGCACATATATCTAACTGTTCACTACATTGAGCGTTAGTAACTTCTGGAAGTGGACTACCCTCATTCCAACCGTCATCAGGTAATGGTGGTATGCCTGGACCACCTGGCAATGGTGGTGGAGGAGGCGGGAGCAGGTTATCTGCACCTCGACCAGCGATGGGTACTGCCTGAGAAATACGTTGTGCACCATCACTAGCAACAACCGTGACGGTTTGAGCTTCGTCAGAAACTTCGACGGCAGCACTAAAGTCGCCATTTTCATCGATCTGTGCTCGAATACCATCGACCAAGACGACGAGCTCAGCGTCTGGGTTGTTATCCGTTATCTGCCCAACGACCGTCACCATACTTTCAGCAACCGGAACTGGTGACTTGATGTCGAGAACCGGTGGTTCGTCGTCGTAGAACGGCTTCAGGCGAATGCGGCTGACTTGCGCTCCGGTGTTATCGAACGCCACGATAGTGATGTCATTGTTTCCTGCAACCAATGGGAAAAGCTCATAGAAATTACGATCAGTAATGTCGACGTCGGAGCCGTTAATCGTAACCCTTGCAACATCATCAGCTACGTATCCATCGAGTATTAGCTTAGGTCCGTTTGTGTCCCCTGCAGTTGTTACAAATGGATCGATAGGCCCAATCGGACCAGTTTCAATATCGTGAGCAAAAGCAACACTTAGCTTTGCCTCCGGATCAAGAATATGTGCGGCTGTGGCAACATTTGCCGCCATATCACCGGCAGTGACCACGACATGGGTAGTATCAGGCGAAACCTGAACGCGGAACTGCGAATCAGAATTGTTTACGCGTTCGGCAACGATATTCGTTTCAGAATCGGTATCAACAACGGGAAGTACCTGAATACCAGAACCAGTGTCTTCCACAGTGAAGTAAACGTACCCCGACTCCCGATCGTAACGACCAAAAGAGACAGTTGGGATGCTGGTATCGATGCCAAACGGCAGCTCAATTACCTGCCAGTCATAATCTGAAGAAATACGTGTTTTAACCACAAATTTGTACTGACCATCAGGAACATTCGTCAACTTGACATTTTTTGGATCATAAATCTTGCCATCAAAACCATACGCACTAGCATTTTCTACGATAGTATCGTTTGTCATTTCCGGACTCAGCGCTGTTTTGAGTGTCAAGCGCCGCAGATCCTGTTGCTTTCCGGTAGTTTGACGGATCTTTCCATCTGTGGATTCAATTGCGTATTCAACATCTGCAGCATTTCGACGTACAAGAAGCTGTGGGAAGATCACATCTTGCATGCCATCGGCATTTGGTGACATCCACAACGTCAGATCACGATCATCTTCTGGATCATCAACCACATCATTAAGTAGGCCCATTGGGACGACGAGGTCTTCACGCAGAGTAGCGAGGCCAGTGTATGCAGTATGCGGAACGGGATCGCCCCACTCGACGTCTGGCTCTTCGATGATACGCTCGTCATTCCAATTACCCGCAAAGCCTAAGTATGGAACAGAAATATCTGGAACGTTGTTACCGATGAAGCGAGCCCATCCTTCAACGTAATGTGGTGTTGAAGTTTCCGGTATGAGTGTAAAAGAAACACTCCGTTCTTCGCCAGCTGGAATCGTAACATTCGT comes from the Arcanobacterium phocisimile genome and includes:
- a CDS encoding pyroglutamyl-peptidase I, whose protein sequence is MRILVTGFEPFGNDVENASWEAVSRLPSQIETTGSNVEIFRRMLPVEFNHGREKLREFIVDTRPDAVVCVGEAGRRVDITPETTAVNSARAAIADNSGYLATGEALDAGPRVIDSRLPNEHIANTLADAGYPVSLSHDAGQYVCNAVFRASLTHFAGPAGFIHVPAVRSQGVATVGRETDAHTSVEKVLDRQRLTFDDLAQALILVCKTVAEYA
- a CDS encoding MetQ/NlpA family ABC transporter substrate-binding protein, giving the protein MKIRRYLVTTVATLLALTACASETDTANSADSSSGIVTITVGASPVPHADILKYVDENLAADEGLKIEVKEYTDYIQPNVALEEGELDANYFQHLPYFDTEVAEKGYNFDHGAGIQIEPYAVFSKKLTDITSIPEGGSILVNNDPSNQARALKLLEKLGLFELKDVENPTIHDLAKNTHKYTLIEADAAIIPVQLPDVDIAVINGNYALDHGLNPTKDAIAIEDGEDNPYANILAWKKDSPKNEAIAKLEKLLHSPQVADFIRKSYPNGEIIPAF
- a CDS encoding proline dehydrogenase family protein; translated protein: MVTPIKRDIDLAQIAQEAIGRARTWADRAATLPTDRAGRLLADVLASDGGLNFTIDFVDKVIRPENKQVAARNLASLSTQKIDFLPQYLSLPAQAGGKIATTAPRVVVGTAFRVFRALVGDLVLDTSPKKLGPAIRKLRKDGSRLNLNLLGEAVLGKKEAQRRLKAVMELLDHDDVDYVSIKVSAVLGVHNPWGYDKAVSKAVAGLLPLYKKALCLGKFVNLDMEEYHDLHLTIDVFKRLLEMSEFHDYSAGIVLQAYLPDALDAMVDLQQWAAQRVAAGGAPIKVRLVKGANLPMEHVDALMHGWNLATQSSKAASDANYMRVLEYALRPEHIVNVRLGIAGHNMFSLGFALALAHARGITDGYDVEMLKGMATNQALAVRQDVGNILYYVPVVDPAEFDVAISYLVRRLEESAASDNFMSGVFDFPHNNHVFDRECGRYVTALLGAFPEISGDLRQVLPTDNIGEVPELSFGPRRQQNRLLDDVELVTTFHNVADSDPSLLANVSWANQIFARMAKTELGLQLANQAQVTTPKEVDENITIARQASSSWAALSAHERAMILRKAGQIIGQRRADFIEVAGNECGKILGEGDIEVSEAIDFCNYYADLALELDSLEGVEVRPAQVTAAIPPWNFPIAIATGSVAAPLASGSAVVFKPAEQARRTGALVAQAMWDAGVPHEVLRLIDIDPQNLPLAGQALVTGVDQVIFTGSAQTAELFRSWKPDLRIFAETSGKNAIIVTEQADIDLAAKDIVTSAFGHAGQKCSACSLAILVGEMGTSKRLLEQIVDAARSLVVAYPDTPDAEMGPVIEPVAGKLESGLTRLEPGQKWLLTPKQLDETGRLWSPGIRYGVEPGSHFHQTEYFGPVLGIMQAEDLDEAIDMQNSVDYGLTGGIHSLDSMEIATWLERVKVGNAYINRGITGAIVRRQPFGGWKRSSVGTGSKAGGPDHLLGLVHVSPRYDAQDHHDAFMSTKFANELLGDLAQLHNSVEPHRRSVFNKAIVSIDQALATRYLTDVDISQLGVEKNILRYKPASVHIRLEDRENWDLAMSMIVGALSGGADVSLSVAGELPGSFAILLHENGVEVSVESHEDWLANLAAEPAFPARIRYIGDNPNEIAQVVSGSIDVAIYSEPLTGNGRIDLRPFFREQAIAATNHRFGDHTRILDSVL
- a CDS encoding methionine ABC transporter ATP-binding protein yields the protein MIELKNVSKIYPRKGGSDVHALNNLSLTIPDNTIHGIVGESGAGKSTLIRCLTALERPTSGSILVDDEDLTQLTSKQLRAARRRIGMVFQGANLLEARTTYENIAYPLRIARVPSNEIDIRVKELLTLVGLQDRAHSYPAQLSGGQRQRVGIARALADRPAVLLADEPTSALDTETTESILTLLKNVREQTGVTVVVITHEMSVVRSICDSVTLLDAGRILETGFISDILQTPSSQLARMLIPLPELDSYTTELNDVVDLYFTSHPGEPTGSRVLSKVAELGADIAAGTFESVGEVQVGRLAIAVPIGQGEQYASQFDKAMIFAQVRDV
- a CDS encoding methionine ABC transporter permease, coding for MNNQFFTIMPSLILTARGDEGTWFNRPVIQDQLISAIGETLLMVSVGTIITVILGLPLGVVLAETRKEGLIPHRYAHKIIGATVNIGRAIPFIILAVIVLYAIRFASIPGLSTVGWPAFTVSLIVSAVPYFARLVESNVRAVEHGKVEAAQMAGASSLSIMTGVLVREALPAIIQSITILTITVIGYSAMSSIVGGGGLGALAINQGYTRHHFDVVIISVIAILVMVQIVQWIGDMLSRLVDHR
- the putP gene encoding sodium/proline symporter PutP is translated as MSDQRFQILSMIIYLLAMITIGLWAYRKNSSVDDYILGGRQLHPAVAALSAGASDMSGWLLMGLPGALYANGLVESWIAIGLTVGAWLNWKFVAPRLRSYTEVSNNSITVPSFLDSRLRDSSHALRILSGFVILFFFTFYVSSGMVAGGTFFEAAFGFNYLTGMLLVAGVTILYTLLGGFLAVSLTDLVQGIMMLLALVMVPVIGLIVVGGPQQALQSAELVNPDLQSLTGGNGLPFTGIVAIISALAWGLGYFGQPHIIVRFMALRKPSEATSARRIGIGWMVLSILGAMGTALVGVAYAQQSGESILENPEQVFIYMGQVLFHPFIAGFMLAAILAAIMSTISSQLLVSSSALVEDIYSVFFHKAVSEKRGVLLSRLAVVTISVIAALLAISPSDTILQLVAFAWAGFGGAFGPIIILSLFWRKLTTSGALSGMLTGTVTVVLWSNLSGGIFDLYEIVPGFLVNLIVSVVISLFTYKPHKIIDAEFDAAAELAHDWSANHEVISRVRATASDDSYNHRSTRG